One stretch of Chryseobacterium indologenes DNA includes these proteins:
- a CDS encoding SWIM zinc finger family protein, producing the protein MEDMLTYNYSRSSSFVKKDTLEELFLAQYSEVRKNTDVPCFFWGNVGQPFILARCLITLSNIVKSSFSLSPFQMALLKDPIVTAGNERLRFEGFSHCAGVYARVDVLPEGLDGEFLENGTTNVDFNQPMITALGSIRPNEKIMLSVGEKEVGLYKEEKKVVERKVPLPVKWIKGLGTVQIYLSESEKQHTFNKIQTQQLFRGMPKGVVKSDYYLIVRGNKPMFSPVKSADAVCIGGLHRLRLLEPLLPYIDCMQVFSHPNMQSTTWQLYMGNIRFSFSLSRESWRGFSGEGAVLNSLTTEVSDEWIDALDKYAYANQSFNATVLALEENLSLSRTENLTGRLAAMGLLGYDLDENEFFYRRLPFKLSRILGLNPRMKNAEKLIEDGKVEILNNTKERTEARVEGTGVHHTVILEEEKERCTCEWFSKYQGERGPCKHVLAVKKLVNIQ; encoded by the coding sequence ATGGAAGATATGCTTACTTATAATTATTCAAGGTCATCCTCATTTGTGAAAAAAGATACCCTTGAAGAACTGTTTCTTGCCCAATACAGCGAGGTACGGAAAAATACCGATGTTCCCTGTTTCTTCTGGGGAAATGTAGGTCAACCTTTTATATTAGCCCGCTGTCTGATTACTCTTTCCAATATTGTGAAATCTAGTTTCAGTTTGTCTCCTTTTCAGATGGCTCTTTTGAAAGATCCGATCGTAACAGCAGGAAATGAAAGACTTCGTTTTGAAGGATTTTCTCACTGTGCCGGAGTGTATGCACGCGTAGATGTCCTTCCAGAAGGATTAGACGGAGAATTTTTAGAAAACGGAACCACCAATGTAGACTTTAATCAACCTATGATAACTGCTTTGGGAAGTATTCGTCCTAACGAAAAAATTATGCTTTCCGTTGGGGAAAAAGAAGTTGGGCTGTATAAAGAAGAAAAAAAAGTAGTGGAAAGAAAAGTTCCATTGCCTGTAAAATGGATTAAAGGTCTTGGAACTGTTCAGATTTATCTTTCTGAATCAGAAAAGCAGCATACTTTTAATAAGATCCAGACGCAGCAATTATTCAGAGGAATGCCGAAAGGAGTAGTAAAATCTGATTATTACCTTATTGTAAGAGGAAATAAACCTATGTTTTCTCCTGTAAAATCTGCTGATGCAGTTTGTATTGGGGGACTTCACAGGCTTCGTTTGCTGGAACCTTTGTTACCTTATATTGATTGTATGCAGGTCTTTTCGCATCCGAATATGCAGTCTACAACCTGGCAGCTTTATATGGGAAATATAAGATTCAGTTTTTCCTTATCAAGAGAAAGCTGGCGCGGATTTTCCGGTGAAGGTGCGGTGTTGAATAGCCTGACCACTGAGGTTTCTGATGAGTGGATTGATGCATTGGATAAATATGCTTATGCCAATCAGTCTTTCAACGCAACCGTTTTAGCATTGGAGGAAAATCTTAGTTTAAGTAGAACAGAGAATCTGACAGGAAGATTAGCTGCAATGGGATTGTTAGGCTATGATCTTGATGAAAATGAATTTTTCTACCGTAGGTTACCTTTTAAACTGAGTCGTATTTTAGGATTGAATCCCCGCATGAAAAATGCTGAAAAGCTGATAGAGGATGGTAAAGTAGAGATTCTGAACAACACCAAAGAAAGAACGGAAGCCAGGGTAGAAGGTACCGGTGTACATCACACGGTAATTCTTGAAGAAGAGAAAGAACGCTGCACTTGTGAATGGTTCAGCAAATATCAGGGCGAAAGAGGTCCCTGTAAACATGTTCTGGCAGTGAAAAAACTAGTTAATATTCAATAA